TTGCTTCTGGTGTTCACTTGCtcacactgaaacaaataaatattcccCTGTATAATATGTAaacatatatcttttaaaaacaaatgacacTGGGAAACTGATATTGATTAAAATCTAGACTTGGAAGTAAATTTAACTAAACAgtgttgaaaaagaaaccaaatcttaattaaaattgtgtacaataaaaaggtaaaaaataccTAGATAAGCGTTTTCCTATTGAATATTGTAAGACCTAAAAACTTTCAAATGAGTGATATATATTGTAGTCCAATACGAACATAAGAAGGCAAAAGGAGGCGAAGCTTTCGTCATCGAAGTTGACTGCAGACCTATAATACAGAAACCGCTTCTGCCATCAATAAAACAGTCTGTCGGACCGGTAAGTAAAGTTGACTGCAGACCTATAATACAGAAACCGCTTCTGCCACCAATATAGAAGTCTGTCGGACCGGTAAGTAAAGTTGACTGCAGACCTGTAATACAGAAACCGCTTCTGCCACCCATAAAACAGTCTGTCGGACCGGTAAGTAAAGTTGACTGCAGACCTATAATACAGAAACCGCTTCTGCCACCCATAAAACAGACTGCCGGACCGGTAAGTAAAGTTGACTGCAGACCTATAATGCAGAAACCGCCTCAGCCACCCATAAAACAGACTGTCGGACCGGTAAGTAAAGTTGACTGCAGACCTATAATACAGATACCGCTTCTGCCACCCATAAAACAGTCTGCCGGACCGGTAAGTAAAGTTGACTGCCGACCAATGATGCAGAAACCGCCTCTGCTACTCTTAAAACAGACTGCCGGACCGGTAAGTAAAGTTGACTGCAGACCTATAATACAGAAACCGCTTCTGCCACCCATAAAACAGACTGCCGGACCGGTAAGTAAAGTTGACTGCAGACCAAAGATGCAGAAACCGCCACTGCCACCCTTAAACCAGACTGCCGGACCGGTAAGTAAAGTTGACTGCAGACCTATAATACAGAAACCGCTTCTGCCACCCATAAAACAGACTGCCGGACCGGTAAGTAAAGTTGACTGCAGACCAAAGATGCAGAAACCGCCTCTGCCACCCTTAAAACAGACTGCCGGACCGGTAAGTAAAGTTGACTGCAAACCTATAATGCAGAAACCGCTTCTGCCACCCATAAAACAGACTGCCGGACCGGTAAGTAAAGTTGACTGCAGACCTATAATATAGAAACCGCTTCTGCCATCCATAAAACAGACTGCCGGACCGGTAAGTAAAGTTGACTGCAAACCTATAACATAGAAACCGTTTCTGCCACCCATAAAACAGACTGTCGGACCGGTAAGTAAAGTTGACTGCAGACCTATAATATAGAAACCGCTTCTGCCACCCATAAAACAGATAGCCGGACCGGTAAGTACAATTCTCAAATACGTCGTGATCAATGTTATGATAATATACATGTCAAATTTGTCAGGTCAAATGtagtttagccgaaataaaacatataatgtaATGCTGAAAAGGCTCGTTTTTAATGGAAAATGTCTTTAATAGAATAGGAGTCACGCCGGAGAGAGTTTACTTCATTTTAGCCACGTGTTTATGTTATCGTTTTGATTCAAAGaaacatacataattatgtaaaagtaattttatttcatataaatttttctTTGGTTCTTTCTCAAAGCGACAGTTAAGGCAAAGCTTTGGTGGATGAACACGAATGTGTGTCTATTGGAATATTGTTCAGATACGGGCCTTTGCTTGGGTGAATCCATAGAGTGAGACTTTCAGCAAGAATGCCAGATGACATCCTCAGGTGAACGATACCCGAATGAATTAATTTCATATTGTCAGCGTTAAAAATGATGTAACAACtgagaaataaacaaactattaTCCAAAAATCTTCAGTGCTAATCTTACTGCGGAAAACTTCaagattaatataaaaaaaaaacaaatagttcGTATTATTTAAGGCTGAACACCACGAAATCCGGCTGTTTTTTGCTTTATAtgaaatccacttactttataacggtgtttcgacattttctagcatatcagattttctgAGACTTATATCCAATAAAGAACTATACCGCTACTAtagaaaaacaaaaggaaaattgGGTGTTAACTTCTTTAtaagaaaacaacaaattattaaatacaacccgctgaatttactccttttcgcttcttccaatgtctcttttcgagacataaaattcttacgccGTTATTTTTATCAAGTATGCGATAGGAGCATGCCGCTACACAAACAAACGTGGCGTCCTTTGGGGTTTAACGCCCGAATGGAATTGAGTCGGGTCGGATCACGTAGCTAGAGTAAAACGCTCTAACACCGGGAACCGGAAGTGGAGTTTTACAACTTTATATACGGCGCTTGTTTACATTATCGACGGTGGTAAACCAATATTTCCACAAAAGTTGtgtaatttcttcattcaaatgatattttatttggtcataaatttatcaaaatttattatgtttatttcgCTGTTTCTTTGCCATTGAAGTCGTACCTTTTAATTCCGCCATAttgttctcgcattgttcgcGGGCCCCCCGTTTAGGATGTGATGTGAAATTTTGACCCGGGAACAATGTTCTTGTTCCTTGTTCGTGTCATTAGGTCGATTCTATCTCGGGTCGGACACAGAAGAACAAAAAGAACGAAGCGCCCAAGGACGCCCACTGAAACGCGGCAGAGTAAAAGAGAACACGATGCTAAtgagaaagggcacgaggaaaggaagaaagatAAATACTATTTATATTTTGGCTACGTGTGAACAGACCAgcccagcggaggcttacatttgatgtTTTAGTGATCTGCCTATAATTTATCtaccacctcggtagcctagttgTAGAGCGCCCAGAGGTCGTGCGTTCGattccctggccgcgtcatacatAAGACATAAAAATAGTACTAGTACCTTCCCCGCTTggtcagcattaagaggatagtgctaggactggttagcccggtgtcagtataatgtgacttggtgggatatcatgtcaggtgtctacggtgtgatattccagtgaggcagaacTTTaatgttgggcattgtgctcactgctacaagtagacaccgtcgatTACTTACCCCGaattattttatcacttttacCATACCATATGATATTAACTTATCAAGAGATATAATCCAGCTGTCTTGGTTCTTAAAAGTACGCATgcctaaataaaaatatattccaaGAGCCTTTTAACGATCTTAAATTAAGAGACATTGGTCTTCCCCTTTACACTATATTATTTTCAggtagttcttataccattaTTGCAGCCATGATACTAGAATAGTTTACAGCTTAGTAAATATGTACACCATACAATAATGACCTCTAAAACGTCTAAACACAGTAGTGACCTCTTATACGTCTTAACACAATAGTGACTTTAATACGCCTACACCGTTTTAAATGAGTTCTAGGACGTCTAAAAACAATATTGACCTCTAATACTTCTAAACACAGTAGTGACCTGTAATACGTCTAAACACAGTAGTAACCCCTGAAGCGGCGTCTAACCACAGCAGTGACCTCTAAAACGTCTAAACACACTTTTGACCTCCAATACGTCTTAACACAGAAGTGACCTCTAacagtgacattgagactgaaaataaCTAATTGAAGCTGCTTAGGCATACGGAGTCAGATTTCATAGGATATTTTCATATGGTCATTAAATGCATCCTGTTATTACATGACAGTTTATAAAAATCGTCGGTCCTTATTTGATGCTGTTGACTGGTCTATAGTTTAACACAAGTTTCCTTTGCTCACGTGAGAATAAAAGTTAAATGGCTTACCGGTCTATAGTCAATAATATTGAGTCTaatcattttcaaatgaaaaaccaTTATGATGGACAAATAATTTTACCCACAGCTCTGAGGTGCTCCTTATCAAAACAGCATCTTAAGCTCATTCGCGAGAATAATATTGCTGGGAGGTGATACCCAAGACATTTGCTTTTACTAAAACCAACCTCTCGGTACAAATTAAGTTAGAGGAACATAATATTTCATAGGcgttatttttggaaaatttaattgatatttttatgaaatgactGAAAGAATGGATACAAAAAACTGCAGTAGCTAAATTTATTTAGAAGAAGAATGATATTATGAAATACGAGATAGAAAATCAATAGAAActacaaaaacataaaagaaagataaaaatattgattatgtatgtatatttgtagTTTGTTCGAATATTAGAAATATTAGCTAAACaccactttgttttgtttttacgaAAGAAACGTTGAAGAGGTGAACGAATTTGAAAAGGTGATAGCagtgtttaattattattattattacgcatgtaatgtaaaaatgtGAGAGAACTACGTAGAAACTAGTTCATTCCTACACCCCCACCCTTCCCCAAAGAAAGAGGAAGAGAGTTTGGTTACTTCGTTAATACTTATTAGTATTACAATGACATATTATTGTTACCAAAATAGATatgtaaaaaagttatcaatatacatataaagttttatatataaagcTCCAAAAATGCAACTGCAGAAAAACCAACATACTGAGGCACGTgacttaatttacatatttagaataacaaaagttgtttttttcttggaaaaaaaTTCAGTCACTGTTCATGCCATTCAATGTTGTTGTCCGGAACCGTACGTGAAACGAAATGTTATTGCAAACTGAACACCTTTAGCTGACTCTTACCACCAATATAGACTTCTTGTAGATGATGATTGTAGCATATACACCATGGTTTTGTCAGACCATCAATCATTGTCTGACTTTGCTTAAAGTCTCCTGAGATACGATGTATGGTACCAATACTCGTGTAGCAAACCAGCAATGAGCCATCTTCTAGCATCAGCATTCCAAATGGAGTCCTAACATCCTTATTCTTGTATACGGCAGATACATCACCTTGTAACGTGATGTTGACTACATTTTCTGTCATTAAGTCACTTATATATATAAGCCTAGAATCCTCATTGAACACAATATAGTTAGGGTAGCTAAATACCTCATTATTGAGGTAAATTGTGTTCTGAACATTACATTGTATGTCTAAAATACGTACACAGTGAGGATCCCAGCAAATTACATAGAGATGGTCTTGGTGATATGTTATACCTCTACATTCTCCTGTAACTGGAATCTTGCGGACTATTGACAATTTACCAGCTGTTGACATTATATAGATCTCTCCACTATTTGGCATTGTTACAGCAATCTGATCTTGAGGTAGTACGGTTATGTCCCTTGGTACGGAGTCAAGTGTCTTCTCTTCTATCACGACTTTACTTTGCCTGTCCACAACTTTCAGTTTACAGTTATCCTCATCAGCCAGCACAATTTTTTGAGAGGACAAGACTGCACATCCTGTTATATAACAGTCATTCTTATCTGATTTTGTGCATGCATTTATATCATCTTTATACcttaatttgaaatttgttttattcttttttggaGTAATCACGTTGGTGGGGTCACTCAGCTGTCCAAATATTTCCTGCCTTGATATCGCATTCTCTAGATCTTTGCTGCGTTCAAATCTATATTGTGTACATGTCTGAGCTAAAGATTCTTTTGCTTTTCTAAATTCATCTGACTTAAGTTTCGACTGAGCTTGTTTGATGTATATGTAAAGTTGTCCGTGCTGT
This Mercenaria mercenaria strain notata chromosome 17, MADL_Memer_1, whole genome shotgun sequence DNA region includes the following protein-coding sequences:
- the LOC123536719 gene encoding uncharacterized protein LOC123536719 produces the protein MAVSGRKSSDFSGSISKGSAEDFDHKCEPCLAIGQQIEANGFCVDCQEYLCKNCFAYHQRIKATKNHQLLDKGSMGKHTMQRKDSVVCTEKCALHGNKTIEFFCTQHDSLGCTVCITMNHRACKIDYIPDKCTGIGDTEEYRETMGKLEQKIKDLDKVMKRVNVEDKGIDTCHDKALQEIIKFRKEINDHLDQLQRKIQADIDKKKSADKQKVQEIIKICSNISTDISKLQSNLKDSKASQQHGQLYIYIKQAQSKLKSDEFRKAKESLAQTCTQYRFERSKDLENAISRQEIFGQLSDPTNVITPKKNKTNFKLRYKDDINACTKSDKNDCYITGCAVLSSQKIVLADEDNCKLKVVDRQSKVVIEEKTLDSVPRDITVLPQDQIAVTMPNSGEIYIMSTAGKLSIVRKIPVTGECRGITYHQDHLYVICWDPHCVRILDIQCNVQNTIYLNNEVFSYPNYIVFNEDSRLIYISDLMTENVVNITLQGDVSAVYKNKDVRTPFGMLMLEDGSLLVCYTSIGTIHRISGDFKQSQTMIDGLTKPWCICYNHHLQEVYIGGKSQLKVFSLQ